The stretch of DNA TGAGAAAAGTCGTattttaaaactgatttcgtaGTAGTAAGTGGCAAAAAGAATTTCCAGATCCACAGCTTGGATTTGAAATTTACTTGGGGTCGAactcagttcattttcaaactcaTTTATTTTGACTCCTGGTCCTTTTTACCCTGAGTCCAGTTGGCAACTGTTGTACAGTCGTGACTTGACTTAAAAGTCTGTAAGTGGTCTTAATTCTTAAAGGATTGTTGCTAGGTTGGCTATAGAACCCTATAGTCCGAGACTGGTGTGAAAGCAATGACTGTGTAACTATAACGCATAGTTTTATAAGTAAAGTAATTTTAATCGGTTTGAATTGTGATTGTAGGGACATCAACGAACAGTTCGCGTCGTGCTCCGAACATTTGATGAATCTTGTCGACGGTAAAGAGAAAGAAATTCTCGGCACGACGTACAGCGCGTTGCGCGCGTTACTGACGACGATTTCCGAGAGCGGGTATTTCAACGCGCCCGATGACGTCGCGGCCGCCGAACCGGAGATGACGACCGCGACGGAACCGGTCGAAGAACCGACGAGCGTTACGGAAACTACCCCCGATACCGACGATAAACCCCACGATCAAAACGGTGTTCTGGGTGTTGCAGGTGAGCAGCGTCCCTTCACTCGTAAACTggaatgaaatcaaattttgacTATAACCGGGTCCCtatgatgatctctagggaGCCTGTGTAATTAGgctgattttgataagtctCTACCTATTCCGCAATTCTCCTTTGGTGCATTTATTTCGACCAGAATACGTTCTACCTAATCCAGAATATAGCTTAATCTGTGAATCTGAAAGAAATGGCCAGTATCTTGAGTTGTAACCCGGAAAAAAAAATGGGAGGTTCATCAACTGTCGTCATGCTATCTGACtcgatgtatttgtatttgaagAGACAGATTTAAACTACGCCTTAGTTGCTCGACAAACAtgttcaatttgaaattattacgtTTCAGAACCGGAAGAAATGGCTCCCGTTGAACACAATTTTGGTGTCATGTCGACTACAGCTGATATTGGATTAGTCCCGACAGAGCTCCCCGAAGTATCGGCTATCATTCCAGATCCAATGTTATCGTCACAGGTTAGTATCGGGTTTCATGGTTTCATTCTGCGCCCTAAGAATTTTGTATTTCCGGTTTAGAACCGGGACGATGATAACTGTCATGCCTGCAGTACTGTGCAGTTCTTGAACCCACATTCCCAGAGTTACTTATTACACAGATTAGGACTCCCTGGAGGTTAACACTCAAACTATCTCATGAAGTTATCTCAGAACCACACCTTTTAATTTACTATTCACCAATACCTAGTTCCTATAATCATGAGTTGCGTTGATAttagttcattctcaatgtCAGGTTTCCTACAACCACCTTTTAAACCatcaaattccaaaattcaataTTGTGGATATGAAAGCCCTCAAATTCAGAGTTTTCGTCCTTGGCTAAATTATTATGAGATAGGACATgttaactcataactgtggatcTGAAACCTGATCACCCATGCCTCAACGGGTCATCGTATTTCGTCTATATACCCCACTGACTCTTCGCGTGTATATATCTAACAGCAGGAACGTGTGACTGATGCGACTGAAGCTACAATCGTTGATGATTCATTCTTCGCCGCGACGCCTGCGTTTCCTCCTTCCAAACTGACGCCACAGCAACGACCGGCTAACGAAATCGTCTCCTCTGTACAGGGCAGTTTCAACTTCTTACAAGATTCAGTCATCGATCCTGAATGTAAGTACATACCATCGCATcgcattttgaaaaaaaaatgataaatcatatTAAATAGAACCTCCATAAATCTAACTGAAAAGAGCATgagatgatttgaatttaattgaattacaTTGCCATTCACCATGGCCACTGGGCATATCACAATATTAGTGTCTAAACGGTGGTCCTGCATATCaatagttactagtatttggTGTACACGCCCTGAAAGGGTTGATGAATAATGTTCATACTCTATATTCGATATACAGAGTGGCCAGTTAGCtaggaattttcttttcctgAAACAGTCAGGAGTGAAAtggctaaaaatcagggaaattagTTAGGAGATTTCTAAAACGCGCGTATACTCGGCCTGTTTTCGTGTAAGTCTTACCGAATGTGTTAATTAATTGGATTCTTAActgatcaagtcagggaacgcaacgtgcatgtcagggaatagtcgggggGGAAAAGCGAGTCAAAtataagtggccaccctgatttatATATGGTGATagattatatatttgtaactgatttgatgtttgtagCTCCGCACATGGACCCAGCAGTACTCGCAGCCCATCCATTAAACCCTCATCACACTCAGCAACAAGGTATTCATAAACTTATCATCGATACTAGATGGTACTAAATGGTACTGGACGGTACTAATTtgtgatttcattttccagaTTTAACTCAAAACACGAGTCTTAGTCAGCAACAGCAAACGTATCAAATGCTCGAAGAGCAGAAACCATCACAAAAGGCGAGCGCGACCGACTACACGTCACAATCTTACGGTCAAAACATGATGTCTCAATCTACAGCCGTGTCGCAGGAATCGGAAACACCTGACGTTCCACAGCCTATTCCATTGCCAAATCAATCACAAACATCTGAGGTATTTCATCAACTACTGATATTTATCAACACCGGGTCCTGTTTTACACGTATAGTTTCTCGATTATGGTCAAACTCGGTCACTATTTTGTAGTCCCAATTTGTGTTTCTAGTTCAACCAAACATGTAAGTCGTCATTCACCGCgatgatcattgcagctatgACGACTTGAGCAAGTTTGACAAGTCACATTCctaaatccatttaaaagattaaatccttaatcgatttaagacgaaatgaatgaagaaattagaTCCATTTCAAGGGTTGAAACTTAttcatgaaactggacccagactTAGGTCcgaaaatggtttcgtttgtTTGTTGAATTGGATCTAAAAACGAGATCAGTttgttagactggtctaaaatCTAAGCCTCCAGACTTAGTAACTGAACTAAACCTCATTAACTGAATGTTCAACTAGTTGTTATTAAGTCTCTTTTATCACTGTTGTTTTTACGATATTTCAGCAGGAGAAGAAGTTCCAGATGAACGCGAACGCCGCCGTGTTCCGATCGATGTACGACGGAGGCAGCggtgaattcaatgaaatggaTGAAAAGATGAACGAACAATCGTCAGATTATAACAGTTCTTGTAAGTGTCCGATAACGACGCGTAATCCAGCTCTATTCTCCCGTCGCGACATCTGGACCTCTGTCTACCCATTTGCAGTTTTTGTGACGTGAACGCAGTGATATCGGCAATCTACAAAATTCGACGCTAAATCTCTCGTAAAATGTACCTCTGAGATTGCCCTTTCTTCCACTGCTGTCTTAGTCGCGTATTGATAACTTCAAATCAGGGTCAGGGGgccagttcctcagttgagacttaagtccaaaaatggtcttaaattttaagactggtcttaagtcgttacattggttatagaactaagatggtcttaaattggtcaaaagtctaagccatgactatggaactgggccctggcgATTAAGATGAAAGATGTTGTTTGAAGCATTTCTGACTTCGATCGATTTGAATttgtattattgtatttatctTCAAATCATCGCAGTTcttctaattgaaaaatgttacTGAGGGCCTTACctgattactgattgatttgaCGATTGTAACTGAAAAAATGttgctgaaaaaaaattcaatttattactGATAGCACATTTCAGAGGTTTACATCCGTGTTTTATAAGCATTTCTGAATTCAAACAATTTGAGTTAACGTAACTTTCAGCGTCGGGCTATAATTCATATTCTCGAAACTCGGGCGGAAACAGCTACAACAATAGAGGACGCGGAGGTCGAGGCGGTAACCGCGGCAACTCGTCGAACGGCTACCAGCCGCGTGGCAGTCGTGGTGGACAATACGGTGGAAACCGCGGTGGATACAATAGTGGAAATAATCGAGGTGGATCAGGAAGAGGTGAATGAAGTTGATTGTGTTTAGAATTTTTGGTCGAAGGAAAGAATTTCGGATTGTCTGGATAATATTTGGACTTGGAAGCCTGAAAATCCAGTTGATTCACATTTCagtgaaagaaaaaaatttcagaaaattctgagttattttattcattaccTCATTGCGTAGATCTCGCGGTTATTTGTCGCAGTTTGAATGTTTCATTCAGTCGTCTCTGTCGATATAGGTTCATATCAAGGTCAAGGTTACAACAGTCGCAACGATTACAACCGATCGGACGGCGGCAGCAGCGGTTACCAAGGTTACGGGTCGTCGTACGGCGGTTATCAGAATAAACCTAACAATCGAGGACGTGGTGGTAAGTGTTCATCTGAGAAGACCATCATCTGTTTAAGCGTTTAGGCGATTTAACTTCTTgattcctttaaaactccttaacAGAAAAcgagcttgaaactcctttcatTTGAGTAAAATGCCCAAAACTGCTTATAAACTCCtccaattttgagaaataggcgaTAAGAAATGTTGGTAGTTGTACAGTTAACAACTACAACTTAAATCTCAGTAGAGTTTGGATTTGTTTTTACTCTGTTAGGCAGTTACagaattaaaaacaataaaattggTTTGCGTAATGGATAAAAATTTGctgtttaccgagataaacagtacagATTTAGGAGTAGTCTACAGTAATATGGATATGACACAGAGTGATACAGACCCTTCCTCGAAAACTCATATCCAGGAATGGCTGATCTGTAAGGACCTGGTTTAAATCCAAtgagttttaaaaatgattttatttcgtcAGGGTACAATCGCGACGGAGGATCGTCGAGAGGTCGCGGAGGTGGTGCGTCCTCTGGTGGCAGCCGTGGAGCCGGATACGGAAGCAAACCGATGGGAAGTTATAACAGCAACCAACAGTAACTACGACGACCGATCGGTAACTCTGCGATCGCTGTGAAAACGTGTTCCGATTTAAACAGCTGTACGTCCAGCTTTCTGAGAGTGTTGggtccgggttttattttattttccgATCGTTTGTTATACTTAACTAGAGCTGAGATAGCCCCGCGAAAAAAACGCAAACcttatttcatttcacattTGTAGTAGATAGATTAGATAATAACAGGGAACTCGAGCGTAATTCTGCGCTGAAGTTCCTAACGTATTTAGTTTCGCATTTTCAGTTTCTTCGATAATCTTAACGTTCTTCAAATTGAATGCAATCGTTTCGAACACAAGCTGTTCCGTATTTCAGTGTATTTATGTACGAATTATCTCATTGTAAATAAGGGTTAGAGAGAGACGAACGGCCCAGCACTGCGTCAGTATGCTGTCGGCAgctgtttattttgtttgaacATGTTCGGTCAGTCGGTCGGTCGCAGTTTTACAAACGGCGGGGAGACGTGTACATAAAGGCCTTTCAAAAGCAACAACATTTGAACTTTAAtcgcaacaacaacaaccagCCAAAGAAAAATCTCCAACTTTTCTTTCTCTGGTTGGGATAAAACATCGTTCATTGATAGACGACTGATCAGTGTCTCGTGTAGTAGTACGGTATAATATTTAAACAGAATACGTTGTAATTTCGCGATCCTGACACCCCCCCTCCAACCCTCCCTCCCGCCTGCATGTTTGCTCAATGCTGATAAATGTCACAGTTTCCGCTACTTCATTtgtaaatattaatgtataatCAATGAAAAGAAGACTTGTAAATCgctcattcaaatattcatccaCAAGTAAGTCTTGGATATATCGGAGTTACTGCAACTGTTCCTGATCGTCCCTATTTGTGATTCTTATTACCTGAGAAAAAATATGTGTTTTGATTCGTTTAATGTGTTCAGAAGTCGAGGAATCTTTCTTGATCGCTGTTTAATTTCAACATTGTTAGTGTTTAgcatgaggagagaatcccacaatgataataaaaagtccgaaaaatgaaacttcgagatagtagtttattcaacgtttcgactatatcctaatagtcatcttcaggaataaagGAATatttattcctgaagatgactattaggatatagtcgaaacgttgaataaactactatctcgaagtttcattttcggactttttattatcattgtgggattctctcctcatcgcgtcaacacggatattgtgttttacctATCGTGAGTGTTTAGCATTTTCCGGTGTTCGGTTGCTCGCCCTGGCAATAACTTGCATACGTATAGCCCACCTGTGGTGCTGCTTAGTAACGGTGGCCCGTTTTTGAAACGAATATTCTGACTTTGCCTTCTTTGTCGTTATACTCGTGAAAATCTTCAACGAAAGATTAGCATTTGAACCCTTATTTGCTGTGATAATTATTGATTATGTGTGAACAAAAACGCGTCGCTTTTCTTAACAAATATCGGAAGAATTTAAACATTTCTCTGTCAATGTCTGATACTCGTAAAATGTTTCAGAAACTGTCATTTATTGTTTAATCTCGTTAAAATTCTTTTCGCTGTTTAGGATATTGATAGTAATAAGTAAATGTGctaatttgtaaaaaaaaaaaacttaggtcaagttgcacagtcgtgattTAAATTGACCAGGGccagttagagttaaccagcgGATAGTAACAATGATAAGTCTATCATTACCTTGGTATTTATCCACAGATTAATATCATTAACCAACTAGCCAGGAATTGGCCTCAAAAACCTTTGCTTTGGAACAAAAATGAGCTTTTATCCTGCTGGGGTTGAGAAATACCTAAGTGGCAAGTTCCGTTTTAATCGTCACTTTGTCAGCTATCCaccagttaactctaaccatcGACGTATAGACTAGTTTATTCATCGATACTCTTACCAGCTTTTGAGCATCTGGTCCCAGCAGCTGAGGTCTTGAAGTGTTGACTGTGCAATTGGGCCTTGAATTCGTGCTGATAActtcatttaaaacaaaaaagcGACCGAAAATGTGTTCATAACTTGAGGGTAAACTGTGACATTATACAGCTAGTTTGTACGGTATAAACGATGTTGAGCAGTGATTGACCGGTGTCGCGGGAGTGAGTGGGTGGGTGAGGGGTATCCGGagtattatcatcatcatcattgctTCTATTTCTGTTCTCGCATTAGAATAAATCGTTTTGTAAATCGTAGTACGATATATCGATacgaataatgaaaatttacaTCGATGGTGGTTTCGATTTTctcgctcgctcgctcgcGCGCGCGCACACGCAGGGCTCTAGTGTGCGCATGTGTGTGCGCGCGTGTGTTTCTTATGTTTGTATTCTCTGATGACGACAGAAATTAAAGCAACAGTCGTATTTAAAATTATCTACATTCGTTGCCGTCTCCTTTCATTGATCGCTGTATTCAGCTCCTCTTTATCTATCCAATTCATATTTGGCAAGGGCGGATCTGGGACTGGTCCACTGGTCTGCAAAATTCGAATGTGCCCTCCACAAAGTCtggaaaattttgttttgcaAAGAAAATCTTAAGAAAATAAAGCCAAACGGGCTCGGGTAAGCCAAATCAGCCCTTTTCGATTTCCAGGTATACCCCTTCCACaaatcctagatccgcctTTGTTTCTCAGTATTTTCCTAGGAAAGCCAATCTGCCTAGAAATCACACGGTTAGGATTATTCGGGCATAGGAGCTGTCGCAGgaatacaaaatattgtaTATTATCCTAAGATATTCTATAGCTACAGAGCATATACACCCCAGTACTTACAGAGACTTAAGTGGAGCTTTGATTTTGGACGCTATCTCTTAGTGTTGTGACCAAACCCTTGCGAGATGTTAGCTGGAATGCTCTCATGGAGCTTTGGTTTTGTACCCCAGTTTTGTGACGAGCCCCTGTAAGATTTTAGCTCCCTGCTACTACAAATcacaaaaaaactgaaaaatgagTAATTCtctaataaataatgtttattcgGTTATAAACCTGATCACCAATTACACATGTTTATTGGGTAAAATATTCGATAAAATAGGCACCTTTCTTTTATGGCGGACTTTGGAGTGTTACTTTTAAGACTAAAGTCTAAACATATACAGTAGAATACGGATAAGTTGGATATGCTCAGCTTGGATATACGCATGTCGGGGAATTTCTGAAGTCCTGTTCCATTTTGGAACAAGATAGCACAAAATGTATGATTAAGTCTGGTTTCACGAGTCGGGCTCGGATGAAATCTCGGTCCAATTGAGAAATGGTAGTACATGTCtgataaaaaaatttcaa from Tubulanus polymorphus chromosome 11, tnTubPoly1.2, whole genome shotgun sequence encodes:
- the LOC141912781 gene encoding caprin-1-like isoform X1 — its product is MPSASAKADKPASGDVTDPNKQFLVTIDKKIRNLEKKKTKLDSIKEKVNQGATLNADQEDAISKYDGVALNLDFLRDLHKQYVQFLTDLEKEQKRAKKRERQEQRAEEQRRLQEVLFIQNMLDAMGSETAREDFTNGSNNAVKLTEEQLDSLDELYKLVSPSREDNDKDINEQFASCSEHLMNLVDGKEKEILGTTYSALRALLTTISESGYFNAPDDVAAAEPEMTTATEPVEEPTSVTETTPDTDDKPHDQNGVLGVAEPEEMAPVEHNFGVMSTTADIGLVPTELPEVSAIIPDPMLSSQQERVTDATEATIVDDSFFAATPAFPPSKLTPQQRPANEIVSSVQGSFNFLQDSVIDPESPHMDPAVLAAHPLNPHHTQQQDLTQNTSLSQQQQTYQMLEEQKPSQKASATDYTSQSYGQNMMSQSTAVSQESETPDVPQPIPLPNQSQTSEQEKKFQMNANAAVFRSMYDGGSGEFNEMDEKMNEQSSDYNSSSSGYNSYSRNSGGNSYNNRGRGGRGGNRGNSSNGYQPRGSRGGQYGGNRGGYNSGNNRGGSGRGSYQGQGYNSRNDYNRSDGGSSGYQGYGSSYGGYQNKPNNRGRGGYNRDGGSSRGRGGGASSGGSRGAGYGSKPMGSYNSNQQ
- the LOC141912781 gene encoding caprin-1-like isoform X2, which translates into the protein MPSASAKADKPASGDVTDPNKQFLVTIDKKIRNLEKKKTKLDSIKEKVNQGATLNADQEDAISKYDGVALNLDFLRDLHKQYVQFLTDLEKEQKRAKKRERQEQRAEEQRRLQEVLFIQNMLDAMGSETAREDFTNGSNNAVKLTEEQLDSLDELYKLVSPSREDNDKDINEQFASCSEHLMNLVDGKEKEILGTTYSALRALLTTISESGYFNAPDDVAAAEPEMTTATEPVEEPTSVTETTPDTDDKPHDQNGVLGVAEPEEMAPVEHNFGVMSTTADIGLVPTELPEVSAIIPDPMLSSQQERVTDATEATIVDDSFFAATPAFPPSKLTPQQRPANEIVSSVQGSFNFLQDSVIDPESPHMDPAVLAAHPLNPHHTQQQDLTQNTSLSQQQQTYQMLEEQKPSQKASATDYTSQSYGQNMMSQSTAVSQESETPDVPQPIPLPNQSQTSEEKKFQMNANAAVFRSMYDGGSGEFNEMDEKMNEQSSDYNSSSSGYNSYSRNSGGNSYNNRGRGGRGGNRGNSSNGYQPRGSRGGQYGGNRGGYNSGNNRGGSGRGSYQGQGYNSRNDYNRSDGGSSGYQGYGSSYGGYQNKPNNRGRGGYNRDGGSSRGRGGGASSGGSRGAGYGSKPMGSYNSNQQ